The following is a genomic window from Nicotiana tabacum cultivar K326 chromosome 3, ASM71507v2, whole genome shotgun sequence.
AAGTTCCCATATGACTTTTGTAACCTTAAGTTTAAGAGTTAAATTTTCCATCATAGCTAATAGATCTTGCCATTTGTGAGGTACCATGTCCATCCTAGGCTTTCTCACTTTCACCAATGCCTGGAGATGTGATGAAACTTGATAAATCACCCTGCTAGTTGTCACGGCATCCCCATACTTCatactatttcttcttttccaaagTTCCCAGACTACGCATGAGGGGAGTGCTTGCATTACTGGTTTTAGCCTTAAGCACACATTTGCAGTCCAACATTTTGTAATTGCTTGGTGCAATGTAAGTCCCTCCACAACTATTCCTGCCCTTGATAGAAAATACTTCCAAGTTGTCTTTCCAGTTTCTGATCTAAAAAACAAGTGCTGAAGAGATTCCTCGTCATTCTGTACACAACACCAATATTTTGATGGCATTCAGTAGCCTACCCTCTTCAAGAAATCATCTAAAGGTAGCTTTGCTTTCCACACTTTCCACATGaaaaatgctattttaaaagGCAGTCCCTTTACCCAAATTATTATATAAGCTGTTCTTGGTTCATCTCTTTTTCTCGTATACTCCCATGCTTACTTAACTCTGAAATATCCTCTTGTTTCCAGCATCCAACAAGGCA
Proteins encoded in this region:
- the LOC142176346 gene encoding uncharacterized protein LOC142176346, with amino-acid sequence MPSKYWCCVQNDEESLQHLFFRSETGKTTWKYFLSRAGIVVEGLTLHQAITKCWTANVCLRLKPVMQALPSCVVWELWKRRNSMKYGDAVTTSRVIYQVSSHLQALVKVRKPRMDMVPHKWQDLLAMMENLTLKLKVTKVIWELPSAGWLKVNTDGASRGNPGRRSIGFCIRNENGDIVKSVGIEIEETTNTVAEAKALVEALRFCRVQQYSHVWLQTDSMLLKKIMDGIWKPPWTISEQVEEMM